The DNA sequence CGACATCGCTGTCCTCACCGTCTCCCTGTTCCCCGCCGCCACCGAGACCGTCGTTCACGCTCCGTAGGTTGACCGCCCCGTACGGTGCACGCGAAGCATCGCCCAGGCGAGGAAAGGGGACAACTGTCCGGAGTCGACACCGCCCGAACGGGTCAGGACGGTATCGATCCAGCAGGTGGTGGCGCGCCGCCGACGCGCCGCTGGCTACCGGAGGCCGTCCAGGTAGGACGTCTCGTTGACCAGACTCACCGAGGCGCCCCCGTCGGGGTAGAAGTCGGCGATGTTGAGACACGCCAAGTCGAGGTGCATGCGGTACAGCACCTCGTCGCCGGCGCCGAGCGCGGTGCGCAGCAGCATCTTGATCGGCGTGACGTGGCTGACCAGGATCACCGTCCGCCCGGCGAACTCCTCCACGATCCGGGCCCGCTCGGCCTCGACCCGCTCCCCCACCGCGCGGAAGCTCTCCCCGCCCGGCGGTTCGACGTCGGCGGAGCCCAGCCAGCGGCCGTGCAGCTCGGGGTCGCGCTCGCGGGCCTCGGTGAAGGTGAGGCCCTCCCAGCCGCCGAAGTCGGTCTCGATCAGCCCCTCGCGGACCTCCAGCTCGGTCCCGGTCGACTCGGCGACGGCCGCGGCGGTCTGGCGGGCCCGGCGCAGCGGTGAGGACAGCACCGCCGCCGGCTCGACGCCCTGCCGCGAGAGCCGCTTCGCGATCGCGAGGGCCGCGGCGGCGGCCTGCTGCTGCCCCAGCTCGGTCAGCTCGAGATCCCCGTGGCCGGAGTAGCGGCGCTCGATCGACAGGTCGGTCTGGCCGTGACGCAGCAGGATCAGCCGCACCGGGGACCCGGTCTGCCCGGTCCAGGCCGCCGCTGCCGCCGAGTCCGTCG is a window from the Pseudonocardia sp. HH130629-09 genome containing:
- a CDS encoding bifunctional RNase H/acid phosphatase, which gives rise to MVVEADGGSRGNPGPAGYGAVVLDAGARQVLGEVYDGLGITTNNVAEYRGLIAGLSAARDLGATEVEARMDSKLVVEQMSGRWKIKHPPLQELADTARELASDFDAVTFVWIPRKDNARADALANRAMDGESSPTLDPSAAAGPAPKAPAGTTASTDSAAAAAWTGQTGSPVRLILLRHGQTDLSIERRYSGHGDLELTELGQQQAAAAALAIAKRLSRQGVEPAAVLSSPLRRARQTAAAVAESTGTELEVREGLIETDFGGWEGLTFTEARERDPELHGRWLGSADVEPPGGESFRAVGERVEAERARIVEEFAGRTVILVSHVTPIKMLLRTALGAGDEVLYRMHLDLACLNIADFYPDGGASVSLVNETSYLDGLR